The segment GTCGGTGACGTGCAGCAGGCCGTCGATGCCGCCGAGGTCAACGAACGCACCGTAATCGGTGATGTTCTTGACGACGCCGTCAACAACCTGGCCTTCTTCGAGGTTCTGAACGATTTCAGAACGCTGCTCGGCACGGGACTCTTCCAGAACCGTACGACGCGAAACGACGATGTTGCCGCGGCGCTTGTCCATCTTGAGGATTTCGAAGGGCTGCGGGTTGTGCATCAGCGGCGTGACGTCGCGGATCGGACGGATGTCGACCTGAGAGCGCGGCAGGAAGGCGATAGCGCCATCCAGATCGACGGTGAAACCGCCCTTGACCTGGTTGAAGATGACGCCTTCGACGCGTTCGCCAGCTTCGAACTTGGCTTCGAGCTTGATCCAGCTTTCTTCGCGGCGAGCCTTTTCGCGCGACAGAACAGCTTCGCCAAGCGCGTTTTCGATGCGCTCGACATAGACTTCGACTTCATCGCCAACCTTGAGCGTGCCGTCCTTGGCACGTGCACCGAATTCCTTCAGCGCGATGCGGCCTTCGACCTTGAGGCCGACGTCCACAACGGCGACATCCTTTTCGATGCCGGTGATGATGCCCTTGGTGACATAGCCTTCAGCCAGATCGTTCTTGGCAAAGGATTCTTCGAGAAGGGCTGCGAAATCTTCGCGAGAGGGGGAAGTTACAGACATAAAATCTCCTGGCGTGTCTCAATCAGGATTGAGGACACTGATGCGCCGGTGGTTCGTGTTGAACAAGCCCGCATCCGTCCGCCTCCCCTTGGGAAAGCTATCCGGCGCTTGGACGGAATGTCAGGCTTTTAAATCAGCGGCTTCGTGCGCAAAGCACGCGAAGGCCGCTCGCATTTTCAGGCATTTCGGCTCAGACCGGCGTCGATGATCGATTTTGCCGTCTGAAACGCCGCTTCTATACTCATTTCTGAGGTATCAAGCAAGTACGCGTCTTCCGCTGGTCGCAAAGGGCTGTCGGCGCGGCCCATATCCCGCTCGTCGCGCCGTTTCACGTCCTCGAAAATCGCCGCATAATCGGCGCTGCCGCCGGCATTGACGATTTCGTCATAGCGCCGTTTTGCCCGGACATCCGCCGATGCCGTGACATAGATTTTCACCGGCGCATCCGGGCAGACGACGGTGCCGATATCGCGCCCATCCAAAACCGTGCCGGGCTCCCTCAGCGAAAAAGTCCGCTGCGCCTCGACCAACGCGCGGCGCACGGCTGGCATGAGGGCGATCTTCGATGCCGCCTCGCCGATCTCGTGCTTCGAGAGCACCGAGCGGTCGAGCCCGGAAAGATCGACCTTGCGCGCCATCGTCTCGGCAACCGTCTCGTCGTCCAACGGCAGGCCGGCATCGAGCAGGGCCTTGGCCGTTGCCCGATAGGTCAGGCCGGTATCGAGATGGTGAAAACCATATTCCTCGGCGATCCGGCGCGACAAGGTTCCCTTGCCTGCCGCAGCGGGTCCGTCGATGGCGATTGTAAACGGTGTCGTCACTGACCTATGCGTCCTTCCACTTCCATATTGGCGCCAAGCTTCGCCATCAGATCGAAAAACTCGGGAAAGCTGGTGGCGATCATGGCGGAATCATCTACCGCAACTGAATGTTCCGAGGCGAGCCCCATTACAAGGAAGCTCATGGCAATGCGGTGATCGAGATGAGTCTTGACCTGGCTGCCGCGAGCGTTGCCGAGACCTTTCCCGTCCGGCCTTCCGCGCACCGTCAGCGAATCCCTGCCTTCGGTGCAATCGACGCCATTGCGCGCCAGCCCTTCCGCAACCGCCGAGAGCCGGTCGGATTCCTTGACCCGCAACTCCTCCAGCCCAAGCATGATCGTCGTGCCCTCGGCGAATGCGGCCGCGACGGCGAGCACCGGATATTCGTCGATCATCGACGGTGCACGCTCGGCTGGCACGGTGACGCCTTTGAGCGCTGAGGAGCGCACGCGGAGATCCGCGACATCCTCGCCGCCGGCAAGGCGTCTGTCGAGAACCTCGATATCGCCGCCCATTTCCCGCAGCGTCAGGATCAGACCGGTGCGGGTCGGGTTCATCAGCACGTTGCGGATGGTGATATCCGAGCCGGGAACGATCAGCGCGGCGACCAGCGGAAAGGCCGTCGAGGAGGGATCGCCGGGAACGTCGATGATCTGGCCGGAAAGCTTGCCCTGGCCCTGAAGGCGGATGGTGCGCACGCCGTCCCGATCGGTCTCGACCGAAAGATCGGCGCCGAAGCCGGCCAGCATCTTCTCGGTATGGTCGCGGGTCATGACCGGCTCGATGACGGTGGTGATCCCCGGCGCATTGAGGCCGGCGAGCAGCACCGCGGATTTGACCTGCGCCGAAGCCATCGGCACACGATAGGTTATCGGGCTGGCTGTCTCCGGCCCATGCAGGGTCACCGGCAGCCGGTCGCCTTCGCTGGATCTGACCTGCACGCCCATCTGCCGCAGCGGATCCAGGATGCGGCCCATCGGCCGCTTGGAAAGCGAGGCGTCACCGATAAAGGTGGATTCGAAGTCATAGACGCCGACGAGGCCCATGGTCAGGCGGCTGCCGGTGCCGGCATTGCCGAAATCGAGCGGCGCTTCCGGGGCAAGCAGCGCGCCGTTGCCGACGCCCCGGATGATCCATTCGGTCCCGATCTTCTCGATCTTGGCGCCCATGGCTTGCGTGGCCTTGCCCGTGTTGAGCACATCCTCGCCTTCGAGCAGGCCGGTGATGCGGGTTTCGCCTGAGGCCAGGCCGCCGAACATGAGGGCGCGATGAGAAATGGATTTGTCGCCGGGAACGCGGACGGTGCCGGAAAGATTGGTCGAGCGGCGCGCCGTCGCGGGCCGCGGATGAATGTCGTGCGGCATGGGCAATTCCTTTGCGATGCCGTTATTTACGCCGCATTATCGCTGGCTTAGCTCCTGTTGCGCCAACTGACCTGCGGTTCACGCTTGCTCGTTACCACAGACCCGCTGCCCGGTCATCCCGGAATGCCGGGAAAACCAGTGCCGGCGTATATAAAGTTTGGCTTTGACAGAAAGAGCCGCAACGATTAAGGGGACCGGCTGATATTTCCCTTAAAACGCCGGTTTCTCCGGCATTGCCGAATCTTTATTCGGCCATTCATGAGGCTTTGACAGTGGCGAAAGCGGAACTTGGAACAAAACGTACCGATCCAGATACCGGCAAGAAGTTCTATGACTTGAACCGGGACCCGGTCGTCTCGCCCTATACCGGCAAATCCTGGCCCTTGTCCTTCTTCGAGGAGACCTCCGCTTCCAAGGAAGTTCCGGAAGAGGACGAAGTGGCTGAAGTCGATACCGAAAACACGGAAGTCGAGCTCGTGTCGCTCGAAGACGCCGACGAGACTGCTGCTGGCGACGATATCCCGGATATCGGCGATGACGATGTCGAAATCGGCGACGATGACGACGACACCTTCCTCGAAGCCGACGAAGATGAAGATGACGACGACATGAGCGACATCATCGGCGTTACCGGCGACGACGACGACGTTTGATTTGCGAACAATCGGCCCGGTGAACAAGAAAAATTTTCCGGGCCGAAAATTTCGGCTTGCTATCTGCAAAAACCAGAAGTAATAAGCCGCCACCCCGACGGGCGAAGCGCTCGGAAGGGACCCAGGGCCGGTCAACCGGCACCACCTTGATGGGGCTATAGCTCAGCTGGGAGAGCGCTTGCATGGCATGCAAGAGGTCAGCGGTTCGATCCCGCTTAGCTCCACCAAAAGATTTTTCAGAATTTTCGGTTGCTTGAGAGGGTTGTTAAATCCCTGCTGCTGTGCGGAGCTTTTGGCCCGAAAGGGCGCTCCCGATTTCGGCTTGAAATTTGCTTTTGGAAGGTGAGGCTCATGGCAGAGCTAGCACCTCAATCCGTCTTCACTCACGCGGATAGCGGAGTCTTTACATGTACTTAACCAAAAATTCTATCAAGCGATTGAATCTACTTGATTTTTCGCAAAAACTAGCTACACTATAGATAAATGGATTGGGGTTCGTTCCTGGTCGGCGTTGTGGCCTCGGTTTACCGGGGCCTTTCGCTTTTTAGGGAAACACTTTCAAGCCAAAGGCTTGGCTCCTGCCCAGAGGCCCCCTCCAAAGTTTTCCGCTAATCACATCGAAGGCCCGGTTCGGCTGGCCGCCTCTTAAAATCCGCAAACCTATTGGCCGCGCTATGAGATCCGCGATCTGCAGACCAGTGGAATTTGCCAGCTTGGATGCAAAGACTATATCGAAGCAAGGCATCTTGGAATCTTCCTTTCCACCTTGCAGATAATGGTCTCCCGCCGCGATTCGGCGGAACTCAAGCTCGAGAGCGGCATCTTCCTTGCCTTGGCCAGCCTTCTCCCGGGGGCTACGCGACTCACAGACGATATGACACTGTTGCTCGTGGTTGCCGTTGTGCTTGATGAAGGCGTGCGTCTTTTCCATGCAAAACAACAGACCGAGCTGATAGGGATTGTCAGGGCGCGTGTACTTTCGCTTCAAGTTCTCCTTTCGAATGACAGACGCGATGACCGTCATAGGCATGCGCTCGATAACCTCAGTAAGGTCATCCATGAAGCGCGATCGAATCTTGTCATATTGAAGGAAATGAAAAGGGCCTCGTCTTTTCACAATATCAGCTTCATGCATGACGACGGTGTCGTGCCCGAACCACCTGAACTTAAACTCCTGCATCGCAGGAACAGCGATGCGCACATAATCAGCCTTCTTGAAAACACAAAATGCCAGCGAGAATATTGGGTAATTCTCGTCGATTGACGTCATGCTGTGGTCGCCACTTTCATCGACGTACACAATGTATTCGCCAAACTCCAACAAAGCACCTTCGAATCAGCCACTTCACTCAGACTCTACTATGACGCTGGCGATTTCATAATCTCCCGTACCAAAAGATGTGACCTGCGCACAAACATTGCAATCGCGCATCATAGCCACATTGCAGCGCACAAAAATCTGCTAGGAAAAAACGAATCGTTTTCTGCCGTTGCTCTCAAGAGCTCCAGCTCGACACGCCCGAGGATGTATCTTGTTCGTTTTTTCCAAACTGGTCTGGATTTTTGGTCAGCCGCTGTCACTAGCGTTTTTCTTCGGCGTATTGGCGCTGATCGGCAGCCTTGTTCGCAGGCGCTTCATTGCGATCGTCTCCTCCCTGCTGTCGGTCCTGATCCTGTTCGTCGCGCTTTATACGACCGTCGGCGCCTATATCGTTCAGGGGCTGGAGGAGCGGTTTCCGCATCCGACTTCTGATCCTGCCGATCTCAAGTGCATGATCGTTCTCGGCGGTGCTACGCAGAACGAGGTGACGACGGCGCGGGGTGGGTATGAGATGGATTCGGCTGGAGATCGTCTCGTCGAGACGTTGCGGCTGGCGCAGAAGTTTCCGGAGGCGCGCATCGTCGTCTCCGGCGGTGATGGCTCGATCAGTGGCAAGTACGAGGGGGATGCGGTCATTTCCGAGCGCTTCTTTGTCGCGCTCGGCATTCCGAAGGACCGGCTTGTCGAGGACACGACCTCGCGCACCACGTTTGAGAATGCCGTCAACACCAAGCAGCTTCTCGCTCAGAACAGTCTTTCCGGCTGCCTGCTGATCACGTCCGGCTTCCACATGCCGCGCTCCATGGGCATTTTCCGCAAGCAGGGTATCGATGTCGTCCCCTGGCCGGTCGATTATCGCAGCACGGGCAAGGAAATGCTGGGTTTCGATTTCACCCAGCCGTCGCTGAACGCGCAGTTGTTGGCGACTGGCGTCCGCGAATGGATCGGTCTTGTCGGCTACTACGCCGCCGGCCGCACCTCGGCGCTTTATCCCAGCCCGTAACCACGTGGTCCCCGGCCCATAACCATGGGTCGGACCTTTTGGGGCGAAAGCACCTACTTTTTCGCGACTGTGACGAATTTCACGCCGCGGACGCGGACGGTGATTTCACACGGGTCGCCCTCGGTGCGGTCGCAGAAGTGCGGGTGCATTTTCATGACCAGCACCATGTTGCCGAAGCGCTGGATGAAATCGTAGCCATAGATGTGCGCCGTGGCGACCAGGATATAACCGCCCTCGGCGACATGGATGTAGAAGTTGTAGGGGCAGCCCTCATCGGTGCAGTCGGGCCCCTTTTCCCCTTTGCAGGTGATCTCGCCCTCGTTGACGACGAGGTCGGTCAGCGAGTCGTTGTTGATGTCCCGCTCCGTAGCAAAGCCGTCGCCGAAGCTCGCCTGACCGCCGCAACGCTTGGTAAAGTGTTCCTTCTCGAAGGCCACCGGATCTTGCACGAGCGATTGCTGCGCTTGCGCCACGACGGGCATGATCACGAGCGCGATGAGATTGAGGATCACGATCAGCAGAGATTTCACCGGGCATTTCCTCTTGAAAGCGCTGGGACGGCCGCAGGGTTCCGCGACCGCTCGGACATCTTTACGCCTGCCTGCTTGCGCGGCCCTTGCCGCCGTGATTCACTTCGCCGAAAATCGCGCCGGCACTCTCCTGGAGCCTCGAATGTCGCTTCTTTCGTTTCTCGACTATGCTGGCGTTGCCCTCTTTGCCGCGACCGGCGCGCTGTCGGCCTCGCGCAAGCAGCTCGATCTGATCGGCTTCCTGTTTCTCGCGGCGGTTACCGGCATCGGTGGCGGTACGCTCAGGGATATCATCCTCGGCCGCGTGCCGGTCTTCTGGGTACAGAACCCGACCTATATCATCATCTGTGCCATTGCCGGCGTGCTGGTCTTCTTCACCGCGCATCTGTTCGAATCGCGCTATCGGCTGTTGATCTGGCTCGATGCGGTCGGACTGTCCGCCTATTGCGTCATGGGCGCGGCCAAGGGCATGGCGGCGACGGGCTCGCCGACGGTCGCGATCGTCACCGGCGCGCTGACGGCGACTTTCGGCGGCATCCTGCGCGATCTCCTGGCGAACGAGCCCTCGGTGCTGCTGCGGCCGGAAATCTATGTGACTGCAGCGCTCGTCGGCGCCGGCGTCTTCACCGCTGCCAATGCCACTACCATGCCGCTCTATGCCTCCGCGGCACTTGGCGTCACCGCAGCCTTCGTCGTACGCGGCGGCGCGCTCTGGTTCGGCTGGACCTTCCCGACCTACCATCATAAGCCCGGCCGCCATCCCGACGATGTGATGTAATTGGAGGCAATAGGAACTAGGCAATAGGTAATAGCAAACGGCCGGAAGACAATTCTACTGTCTACTGCTGCTTGCGGCGCAGGCGGATGACGACGTCGACATGGGCGATTTCCATGCCCTTCGGCGGTTCCGGCAGATTGCCGATCGACAGATTGCTGATCGGAATATCCAACACTTCGTTCTGGCCTTCGATGAAGAAGTGGTGGTGATCGGACACGTTGGTGTCGAAATAGGTCTTGGTGCTTTCGACGGCGAGTACGCGGATCAGGCCGGCCTCGGTGAACTGATGCAGCGTGTTATAGACGGTGGCGAGCGAAACCGGCACGCCGGCCGCAACAGCCTCTTCGTGTAGTTCCTCGACGGTCAGGTGGCGGTCGCCCTTGGCGAAAAGAAGGTCGCCGAGTGCGACGCGTTGCCGGGTCGGTCTCAGGCCCACGCCGCGCAGCCTGGTTTCGATCGCGATTTCGGCCTCTTCCGCCATTCAGGGAACTCCGGATTCCTGATCTCTATAAATCTTTACTAAGCCATATAACTTTTGCCTGGATTGCTTTCAATAGTTTCGATGGGGTGGGAAGGCGGCCAAAAGCCGTAAAAAGAAGGTTCTTGGCGCATTTGCCTCTGGTAGCAACCCTGGCCTTCCTGTATGCGACCACCACATAACAGTGAAGTGTGTCCGATGGGGCGATGGAATGCGAGCATCATGCTTGCGCTTCATTTTCTGTCGATCTTGCACTAAAGCTTCACATCAATCGGCATTTGCGCGGGGGAAACGGAACTTTATGACGACGAGACAATCCAGCTTCAACTATGAGGAAATCCTGGCCTGCGGCCGCGGCGAACTGTTCGGCCCGGGCAATGCGCAGCTTCCCCTGCCGCCGATGCTGATGGTCCATCGCATTACAGATATTTCCGAAACCGGTGGCGCCTTCGACAAGGGCTACATTCGCGCCGAATACGACGTGCGTCCCGACGACTGGTACTTCCCCTGCCATTTTGCCGGCAATCCGATCATGCCGGGCTGCCTCGGCCTGGACGGCATGTGGCAGCTGACCGGCTTCTTCCTCGGCTGGCTCGGCGAGCCCGGCCGTGGCATGGCGCTTTCCACCGGCGAGGTGAAGTTCAAGGGCATGGTCCGTCCGGATACGAAGCTTCTCGAATACGGCATCGACTTCAAGCGCGTCATGCGCGGCCGCCTCGTGCTCGGCACCGCCGACGGCTGGCTGAAGGCCGATGGCGAGGTCATTTATCAGGCGACAGACCTGCGCGTAGGACTGTCAAAAGACAAGACTGCCTGAGCTGCGGCATGGCCGCCCCACAAAGACAGAGCTTTTAGAAAAGGTCATCGACATGAGACGGGTAGTAGTTACGGGTCTTGGTATTGTCTCTTCGATTGGAAACGATGCGCAGGAAGTCACCGCCTCGTTGCGCGAAGCCAAGTCGGGCATTTCTTTCTCCTCCGATTTCGCCGAACACGGTTTCAAGTGCCAGGTCTGGGGTTCGCCGAAGATCGATACGACGGATCTGGTCGACCGCCGCGCCATGCGCTTCCTGTCGCAGGGCGGCGCATGGAACCATGTCGCTATGAAGCAGGCGATCGCCGACAGCGGTCTCGAAGAGAGCGACATCACCAATGATCGCACCGGTATCATCATGGGTTCCGGTGGCCCGTCGACCCGCACGTTGATTGAAGCCGCCGATATCACCCGCAAGAACAACAGCCCGAAGCGCATCGGTCCCTTTGCCGTGCCGAAATCGATGTCGTCGACGGCATCGGCGACGCTCGCCACCTGGTTCAAGATCCACGGCGTCAACTACTCCATCTCGTCTGCCTGCTCGACCTCGGCGCATTGCATCGGCAACGCCGCCGAGATGATCCAATGGGGCAAGCAGGACGTCATGTTCGCCGGCGGCCATGAAGACCTCGACTGGACGATGTCGAACCTCTTCGACGCCATGGGCGCCATGTCGTCCAAGTTCAACGAGGATCATCCGGAAGCCGCCTCCCGCGCCTATGATGCCAATCGCGACGGCTTCGTCATCGCCGGCGGTGCCGGCGTATTGGTGCTAGAGGAACTGGAACACGCCAAGGCGCGCGGCGCCAAGATCTATGCCGAGATCGTCGGCTATGGCGCCACTTCGGACGGCTACGACATGGTCGCGCCGTCGGGCGAGGGGGCTGTGCGTTGCATGCGCCAGGCGCTCGCGACCGTGAAGGGCGATATCGACTACATCAACACCCACGGCACCTCGACGCCGGTCGGCGACAGCAAGGAAATCGGCGCCATTCGCGAGGTGTTCGGAGCCAAGATCCCGCCGATCCAGTCGACCAAGTCGCTGACGGGCCATTCGCTCGGCGCAGCCGGCGTGCAGGAATCGATCTATTCGATCCTGATGATGCAGGAGCGCTTCATCGGCGAAAGCGCTCATATCACCGAACTCGACCCGGAATTCGAAGGTGTGCCGATCGTGCGCAAACGCATCGACGATGCCAAGATCGACATCGCTCTTTCCAATTCCTTCGGCTTCGGCGGCACCAACGCCACGCTCGTCTTCCAGCGCTATAACGGATAAAGCAATGACGGGAATCATGCAGGGTAAGCGCGGCCTCATCATGGGCGTCGCAAACAATCACTCGATTGCCTGGGGTATTTCAAAGGCGCTTGCAGCCGAAGGCGCGGAATTGGCTTTCACATTCCAGGGCGAAGCGCTCGGCAAGCGCGTCAAGCCGCTCGCCGCCGAAGTCGGCTCCGATTTTCTTCTGCCTTGCGATGTCGAGGATATCGCTTCTGTCGATTCCGTCTTCGACCAGATCAAGGAACGCTGGGGGAGACTGGACTTCATCGTCCATGCTATCGGCTTTTCCGACAAGGCCGAGCTGAAGGGGCTCTATGCCAACACCACGCGGGACAATTTCACCCGCACCATGGTGATCTCCTGCTTCTCCTTCACCGAGATCGCCAAGCGCGCCGCCGACCTGATGGTCGAAGGCGGCAGCATGCTGACGCTGACCTATAACGGCTCGACGCGCGTCATCCCGAACTACAACGTCATGGGTGTCGCCAAGGCGGCTCTGGAAGCCTCCGTGCGCTATCTCGCCGCCGATTACGGCCCGCGCGGCATCCGCGTCAACGCCATTTCCGCCGGTCCGATCCGCACGCTCGCCGGCGCCGGCATTTCCGACGCCCGCGCCATCCTCTCGTGGAACCAGCGCAACGCGCCGCTGCGCAAGTCGGTCACCATCGACAATGTCGGCTCATCGTCGCTCTATCTCCTGTCCGACCTATCGGCAGGCGTCACCGGCGAAATCCACTTCGTCGATGCCGGCTACAACATCACCTCGATGCCGACGTTGGAAACGCTGTCGAGCGCGGACACCGAGTAAGCTCCGGCATTCGAGTGCCGAACCTATCGCCTCGATAGCAAATTCTGTAACGTCTCAGGGCCGCCGCGAGCGGCCCTAAGCTTTTGGCGGAGGTCCGGTTTGGTCTGCGCCGCGGGGCGCATCGGATCGAAAACGATCGCTCAACGGGATCTGGGGCGACAAATGGCCTATGCCATTCTTGATCAGGAAGGGATGAAGAAAGCGCAGGCATAGCGGACTTTCGGGTTGCTATGCCGTACACACAAACCCGATTCCGCTATTTTTTCGCCCACAGCACCTTGAAGCGTGCATTGCGGCAGGTCTCGCCGTGCTCGCGGAAATTTTCGGCCAGCACCGGCTCGTAGGGCAGGCCGCGATTGGCGACCAGCATCAGGCGGCCGCCGCCGCGCAGGGCTGAGGATGCCGTCTTGATCATTGCCTGGCCGAGCGAAGGCTCGGCGGCATGGCCCTCGTGGAAGGGCGGGTTCATGATCACCAGATCGTATTTGTCCTTGACCGGCTCGCTTGCCAGATCGTGCCAGAAGAAGCGCTGGGCGACCTGCGGGCAGTTTTCCAGGAGATTGGCGCGGGCGGCCTCCAATGCGGCGTAGTGGGCCTCGTAGAGGTCCAGGCGGGCAATCCGCGGCGATCTGGTCGCCAGTTCCACGGAGAGATAGCCCCAGCCAGCGCCGAAATCGGCGGCGTCGCCGGAAAAATCGGTCGGCAGGCGCGATGACAGCAGTTCGGAGCCGGCGTCGATGCGATCATGCGAGAACATGCCGGCAGCAGTGGTGAACCGGCCGTCGATGCGCGCAGCGGGTTTCGCCAGTTGCGTTGTCAGCACGCCTGTGTCGGCCGGACGCGTAAACCAGAAGGCGACGCCGTGGTATTTCGGCATGTGCTCGACATCCAGGCCAAAACCTTCGATGCGCTTGCGCAGCGGCTGAATGCCGTCTTCCTTGCCGCCGGCGACGACGATCAGCCCGCCCGCCTTCACGCGCGTCAGCGCCTCGGCAATATGGGCTTCGTTCTCGCCCTTGTGCTTGGTGCAGAGCACCAGCGCGCCGTCATAGTCGCTACCCTCGATCTCCGGCGTCACGTTGACGCGCTGCGCCTGCAGTTGGCGATAGAACGGGCGGAAACCCTGGACGGCGGAAAGCTCGGCGGCAAAATCGCCCGGCAGCGCAAAGCCCGCTTCCGCGCCGAGAAAAAGCATCCGCTGACCCTCTCCAGGCGCGTCGACTGTGCCGGAAGCAAAGGGATGGAACAGGGTCTTCAAGGCATCGCGGCTCATGGGCGTGGTCTCGTTAGTGAAAATAGAGATTACCTGTCAAGCGAGTCCGGTTTTGAGACGAAGACCCCTCCCCAACCCTCCCCACAAGGGGGAGGGGGCTAACTTGCGGACGCCCCTCCATGAAAACGAGATCACTCTGCAATGTCGAAGCATAGTGCTTCTATTTTAGAGGTCGAGCCTATGCCGCAAAAGGTGCGGCCTAGAGCCCCTCCCCCTTGTGGGGAGGGTTGGGGAGGGGTTTTCGCAGGGGTACGCCAAACACGCCTGACAGAAACGATATAAAAAGGGCGCGGAAAAATCCCGCGCCCCGAAACGTGGATGAAGGCGCGGCTTATTCGGCCGCGTCGTCCTTCTTCTTGTCGGCAACGATTTCCTGGCCGGTCGTCTGGTCGACAACCTTCATGGACAGGCGGACCTTGCCGCGCTCGTCGAAGCCGAGCAGCTTGACCCAGACCTTGTCGCCTTCCTTGACGACGTCGGTCGTCTTGGCAACGCGCTCGGAGGCGAGCTGCGAGATGTGGACGAGGCCGTCGCGGGCGCCGAAGAAGTTGACGAAAGCACCGAAATCGGCAGTCTTGACAACAGTGCCTTCGTAGATCTGACCGACTTCCGGTTCAGCAACGATCGAGTGGATCCACTTGCGGGCCGCTTCGATTTCCTTGCCGGAGGACGAGGCGATCTTGACGGTGCCGTCGTCTTCGATGTTGATCTTGGCGCCGGTCTTTTCGACGATTTCGCGGATGACCTTGCCGCCGGAGCCGATGACTTCACGGATCTTGTCGACCGGGATGTTCATGACTTCGATGCGCGGTGCGAATTCGCCGAGCTGGCCGCGGCTTTCGGAGATGGCCTTGGCCATTTCGCCGAGGATGTGCAGACGGCCGCCCTTCGCCTGGTTGAGGGCCACCTTCATGATCTCTTCGGTGATACCGTCGATCTTGATGTCCATCTGCAGCGAGGTGATGCCAGCTTCCGTGCCGGCGACCTTGAAGTCCATGTCGCCGAGGTGGTCTTCGTCACCCAGGATGTCGGAGAGAACAGCGAAGCGCTCTTCTTCCTTGATCAGGCCCATGGCAATACCGGCAACCGGCTTTGCGAGCGGCACGCCGGCATCCATCAGCGCCAACGAGGTGCCGCAAACGGTCGCCATCGAGGAGGAGCCGTTGGACTCGGTGATTTCCGAGACCACGCGCAGCGTGTAGGGGAACTGCTCTGCCGACGGCAGCATCGGGTGGATGGCGCGCCATGCGAGCTTGCCATGGCCGATTTCGCGGCGACCCGGAGAACCCATCCGACCGGTTTCGCCGACCGAGTAGGGCGGGAAGTTGTAGTGCAGCATGAAGTTTTCTTTATACATGCCGGTCAGGCTGTCGACATACTGCTCGTCTTCGCCGGTGCCGAGGGTGGCAACGACAACTGCCTGCGTTTCGCCGCGGGTGAAGAGGGCGGAACCGTGCGTGCGCGGCAGCAGGCCGACTTCGGCAACGATCGGGCGGACCGTCTGCAGGTCACGGCCGTCGATGCGGCTGGACGTGTCGAGGATGTTCCAGCGAACGATCTTCGCCTGCAGGTGCTTGAAGATGGCGCCGACTTCTTCGGCCGTGTACCTGGCTTCG is part of the Rhizobium sp. CB3090 genome and harbors:
- the fabI gene encoding enoyl-ACP reductase FabI, producing the protein MTGIMQGKRGLIMGVANNHSIAWGISKALAAEGAELAFTFQGEALGKRVKPLAAEVGSDFLLPCDVEDIASVDSVFDQIKERWGRLDFIVHAIGFSDKAELKGLYANTTRDNFTRTMVISCFSFTEIAKRAADLMVEGGSMLTLTYNGSTRVIPNYNVMGVAKAALEASVRYLAADYGPRGIRVNAISAGPIRTLAGAGISDARAILSWNQRNAPLRKSVTIDNVGSSSLYLLSDLSAGVTGEIHFVDAGYNITSMPTLETLSSADTE
- the fabB gene encoding beta-ketoacyl-ACP synthase I, coding for MRRVVVTGLGIVSSIGNDAQEVTASLREAKSGISFSSDFAEHGFKCQVWGSPKIDTTDLVDRRAMRFLSQGGAWNHVAMKQAIADSGLEESDITNDRTGIIMGSGGPSTRTLIEAADITRKNNSPKRIGPFAVPKSMSSTASATLATWFKIHGVNYSISSACSTSAHCIGNAAEMIQWGKQDVMFAGGHEDLDWTMSNLFDAMGAMSSKFNEDHPEAASRAYDANRDGFVIAGGAGVLVLEELEHAKARGAKIYAEIVGYGATSDGYDMVAPSGEGAVRCMRQALATVKGDIDYINTHGTSTPVGDSKEIGAIREVFGAKIPPIQSTKSLTGHSLGAAGVQESIYSILMMQERFIGESAHITELDPEFEGVPIVRKRIDDAKIDIALSNSFGFGGTNATLVFQRYNG
- the pnp gene encoding polyribonucleotide nucleotidyltransferase gives rise to the protein MFDIHTVEIEWAGRPLKLETGKIARQADGAVIATYGETVVLATVVSAKSPKPGQDFFPLTVNYQEKTYAAGKIPGGYFKREGRPSENETLVSRLIDRPIRPLFPEGYKNDTQVVVTVIQHDLENDPDVLSMVATSAALTLSGIPFMGPIGGARVGYINGEYVLNPHLDEMDESSLDLVVAGTQEAVLMVESEAKELPEDVMLGAVMFGHRGFQPVIDAIIKLAEVAAKEPRDFTPDDFSELETEMLGLAEAELREAYKITQKADRYAAVDAVKAKVKAHFLPAEGEARYTAEEVGAIFKHLQAKIVRWNILDTSSRIDGRDLQTVRPIVAEVGLLPRTHGSALFTRGETQAVVVATLGTGEDEQYVDSLTGMYKENFMLHYNFPPYSVGETGRMGSPGRREIGHGKLAWRAIHPMLPSAEQFPYTLRVVSEITESNGSSSMATVCGTSLALMDAGVPLAKPVAGIAMGLIKEEERFAVLSDILGDEDHLGDMDFKVAGTEAGITSLQMDIKIDGITEEIMKVALNQAKGGRLHILGEMAKAISESRGQLGEFAPRIEVMNIPVDKIREVIGSGGKVIREIVEKTGAKINIEDDGTVKIASSSGKEIEAARKWIHSIVAEPEVGQIYEGTVVKTADFGAFVNFFGARDGLVHISQLASERVAKTTDVVKEGDKVWVKLLGFDERGKVRLSMKVVDQTTGQEIVADKKKDDAAE
- a CDS encoding class I SAM-dependent methyltransferase, with the translated sequence MSRDALKTLFHPFASGTVDAPGEGQRMLFLGAEAGFALPGDFAAELSAVQGFRPFYRQLQAQRVNVTPEIEGSDYDGALVLCTKHKGENEAHIAEALTRVKAGGLIVVAGGKEDGIQPLRKRIEGFGLDVEHMPKYHGVAFWFTRPADTGVLTTQLAKPAARIDGRFTTAAGMFSHDRIDAGSELLSSRLPTDFSGDAADFGAGWGYLSVELATRSPRIARLDLYEAHYAALEAARANLLENCPQVAQRFFWHDLASEPVKDKYDLVIMNPPFHEGHAAEPSLGQAMIKTASSALRGGGRLMLVANRGLPYEPVLAENFREHGETCRNARFKVLWAKK